Within Eremothecium cymbalariae DBVPG#7215 chromosome 3, complete sequence, the genomic segment CTTTAACGACTGCAGAGTATTTGGCGTATGAAACTGAAAGGCATGTTCTGACTATTTTAACTGATATGTCTTCCTATGCGGATGCTTTGAGAGAAGTTTCTGCCGCTAGGGAAGAAGTTCCTGGTAGACGTGGTTACCCAGGTTACATGTATACTGATTTATCCACCATCTATGAAAGAGCAGGGAGAGTTGAAGGTCGTCATGGTTCCATTACccaaattccaattttgaCAATGCCAAACGATGATATTACCCATCCAATTCCTGATTTGACTGGTTATATTACAGAAGGccaaatttttgttgatcGCCAACTTCACAACAAAGGTATTTATCCGCCGATTAATGTGTTGCCTTCTTTGTCCAGATTGATGAAATCTGCTATCGGTGAAGGTATGACCAGGAAGGATCATGGCGATGTGTCTAACCAACTATATGCCAAGTACGCCATTGGTAGAGATGCAGCCGCAATGAAGGCTGTGGTCGGTGAAGAAGCTTTGTCTATGGAAGACAGGCTATCTTTAgagtttttggaaaattttgaaaagacaTTCATCAATCAAAGCGCTTACGAAAACAGATCTATTTTTGAGTCGTTGGACCATGCTTGGTCTTTGTTGAGAATTTATCCTAAGGAAATGTTGAATAGAATATCGCCAAAGATCTTAGATGAGTTCTATAATAGGTCTAGAGTagaggatgaagaggatgaggatCAAGGtcaagatgatgaagctAGACAGCCGCTGATTTGAATCGCTTGATAGATACTAAGTCTTTTTTGCATTTATTGAGTAAATGGACATTGCATGTCGAattttctcaaaatcaTGCCTTAGTAGCCAGTAttctttgtttcttttatCTGTCCGTATGTGTTCCTGATTGTGATATATCTTTATTTCATAACGTTTGTGCCggattatttaaaaaagagttAATGCAATACAGTGAGTCGCATATCTAAGACTTAATAATGTTTGATGcaataaataaatacaaTCAATCATAAACtttacaaaaaatgatattgagATCCTTTTGTCGATCAATTTTACTaatgtttgttttttccTCATAGATATAAGTGgtacagatatatatgtaagCTAAAAATGAACCGATATGTCGGATAGGTTGTTTTGTATCGTACTGATTCTCATGCATCATTTACGAGATCCAATCCCATACAAATTGTTCAACACATTACTCCCAAACCCGTGAATGTGTTTCTGTTGATTAGCATATTTTAGAGCGTTATTGGAGAGCATAACTTTTAACATTTCTTCTCTAATCTTCGTCGTTGCAGTGGTATTCTCTAAATTGTTACAATGCTGGCTTTTGTGAACTagattttctaaaattgaACTGCTTGTAAGGTTTGGACTCttattattcaatttaGGTGCATTAACCATGATGCTGCTGCCAGAAAGAGCATCCAGTTGTGATGTAGGGGCATTTAAAGTAGAATTCCCATATGGACTTAATCCGGGAGATGTCGAAGTTGAAAATGTTCCTGAAATAGAAGGCTTACGCAAATTAGGGGTACTATAATTCATCATAGACTCTGACAAAACAGGCGAACCTGGTGTACCTAACGGAGTATTGGCTTCGGGACTCATCCGTACACTTTCTATTTCCATTTCAAGTCGTTTCGCGTTATTAAATGCTTTTAGTAAGTTTGGGAGTTCCTTCGATATTGAAGTGTCTTCCATGTTAACGGATAGCTCAGAGTGTTCTGAAGATCTTATTGCGACCATAGGTGGGGCCAAGTTATCGACCACTGAAGCTTTTTTATCGTCAACACTGGGCACCGCTGTAACTTCCGATGAATCTAATTGAGTTGAACTAGAAATACTAGTTTCCTCAAACATATCATTATTCACAATTTGATCCACCAATTGACCTGCCTTTTCTGCATGGTAGCGCTCTTCCAGCTCAAATTGCCCTTTTTCATACTCATCCATGTCTTCCTTCAATAGTCTATTTTCGTTTAACAGCCAACTCATATTTAGAGACTGGTACATACTTTCCACATCTAGAAAGACTCCGAGGCAGTCTTCGAACAAAGATTGGTCTGAAGTTGACTCTGCGTCTTGCAACTGCTGAAGAAGCACCTGGATAAAGGATTTATACGATTTTAGGGTGTCAGATAGTGCATGGTACTGTTCCTTTTGGCTATCGTCTCCAGTAATAGAGAATTGAATACATTCTAACTCATAGTCGATCAACAGTAACTTGGCCTTCATAAAGAAGGATGCCACATTCCGCTTTAATTCGCGCAACACATTTCCGCACAAGAACCACATTTCCAATAACAAACACAGAGAATCCTGCATATAGCACTGGCGTATCTGACCTTTCATAACATCTTTAATCACCCGCAATGTGTCATCCGAATCTGCAGTCAATTGTTCCAAAGCCTTTGAAATCCTATCACATTTTGCAATCGTCTTAAAAGCAATATCTTTGTAAAATTCCTCCGTCGAATTAATAATGTCCCTTGGCTCGCACGTAGCATTAATAGCTTGGATACCAAAACGCACCATAACAGACTTATCTAACGTCTGCAAATCCCAAgtcttcttcaaaatcactTTCAGTTTGATTAGATCGGTATACAAAGAAAGCGTCGTCTCACACTGTCGAAACACCTCTTCCCCCCCACCATTCCCCATACTCTCCCCCTTCCCTTTCTCCTTATAATCTAACCCTTTCTGCGCGTCTATTAGTTGTGATAACTTAGATACATTAACCACCTTCTTATCCTGGAAATGCGAAAGAATCGGGTCCTTATAGTCCATTGTTGCCATCTACTTCTCCAAATTGCCTACTGCGGCAAACTATGCAGTTACTATCCTCTTAGGTGTACCCTGATCTACAAACTACTCACTCCACACCAAACTTTTCACTATGTTTTAATATACGCTTCCTCCTCCTATACTAACTATATTCCAATTTCTTCGTCCTCCAGCTTAGTTCAAGTGCACATGTACTGCCTTGCAGTAGCCAGCCTTTTAACGCAGACAGCACCTCTTATGAATGTCCACGGAAGTCAACTCTACTCCATCGCCCGCCTAGGTCAAATacataataaaataaaaatacaaacaaacagACAGGCAAAACATCCGGGTCGGGGTCGGGGCCTCGAGCAAACGCCTCGAGGCTCCCATGCGTCGGATCGGGTATAAATATCGCTCTCGAGCATTTACCGTCCATCTCATTCGACGATTGTACGTGGTGCACGGATGACCCTGCACCGATCATATCATCTGTGTCACGTGCCAAGTTTTCCCAAACCTGCGAGCCGAatgatttggtttttgACTGTAACAGGCAAGGCAGATAAGCTGGTCCGTaaggtgatgatgatagaaCAGAGTTGATGGAAACTGGTAAAAAGTTTAAACAGTCACATTTACAACCAGACATCTAGACCGACTTTCTGAAGAgagattttttggttatgTCTATATATAGTGGTTTATAATGGTTTATAATGGTTTATAGTGCTTAGTAGAGATTAGATGATTTAGCATTGCTGCGTTCCTCGCGTGGcgaaattgttgaatagTTTGTTTAATATAGGGGAAAAGCAGGAGAAATATACGTAATTTCTAGAATTAGACATACAAGGAGTGAAATAGTATTAAAGCCAATAGTATAGAGGAGCGTATAGATTTGTTCTGGCATAACTAGAGTGTATACAGAGTGTTTGAGATGTCAGAAGATTTAGAAAAGAAGGTTTTAGAACGGGTTTCGGTGAAAGGGAAGCAGAAAGTGGAGAATGGTGAGGGAAAGATTGGAAATGTGATAGTTGTGTCGAACAGGTTGCCTGTGACAATTACGAAGAATAGTGATACACACAAATATGAATATTGTATGTCGTCGGGGGGGTTGGTCACTGCTTTGCAAGGGTTGAAGAAGTCTACGAAGTTCCAATGGTATGGGTGGCCTGGGCTTGAAATTCCAGAGGCCGATAAAGAGGAGGTGAAGAAGGACCTTTTGGAGAAGTTTAATGCAATTCCTATATTTCTAAGTGATGAACTTGCAGATTTGCACTATAATGGATTCAGCAATTCTATTTTATGGCCTTTGTTTCACTATCATCCTGGGGAGATCAATTTTGATGAGAACGCATGGTTGGCATATAACGAAGCAAATTTATCTTTTTCGAGGGAAATTCAGAAGAATATCAGGGATAACGATATTGTTTGGGTGCATGATTACCATTTGATGTTATTGCCTGAGATGGTTCGGAACTATATCAGTACTACGAAACTCCAGAATGTGAAAGTTGGATGGTTTTTGCATACACCATTTCCCTCTTCGGAGATTTACAGAATCCTTCCAGTGAGACAAGAGATTTTGAAAGGAGTTTTGAGCTGTGACTTGGTTGGGTTTCATACTTATGATTATGCCCGCCACTTTTTGTCATCTGttcaaagaattttgaATGTTAATACGTTACCAAATGGGGTTGAATTCCAAGGAAGGTTTGTGAACGTTGGTGCTTTCCCCATTGGCATTGACGTTGATAATTTTACAGAGGGCCTTAAGCAAGATTCCGTTCTTCAAAGAGTAAAGGAACTGAAGCAGACTTTTAAAGATTGTAAGATTATCGTTGGTGTTGATAGGTTGGACTATATAAAAGGTGTTCCTCACAAGTTACACGCCATCGAAGTATTCCTGAATGAGCATCCAGAGTGGATTGGAAAGGTTGTTTTGGTGCAAGTTGCCGTTCCAAGTCGCGGGCATGTTGAAGAGTACCAGTATCTAAGGTCCGTTGTTAACGAATTAGTCGGAAGAATTAATGGTCAGTTTGGCACTGTTGAGTTTGTTCCAATTCACTTTATGCATAAATCTGTCCCATTTGAGGAATTAATATCTCTCTATTCTGTAAGTGATGTGTGTTTGGTGTCTTCAACCCGTGATGGTATGAACTTAGTATCCTATGAATACATTGCTTGTCAGGCAGAGAAGAAGGGCTCATTAATTCTAAGTGAATTCACTGGTGCTGCACAATCTTTGAATGGAGCCTTGATAGTCAATCCGTGGAGCGCAGATGAGTTTGCAGAGGCAATCCATGAGTCTTTAACTTTGCCATATgaaaaaagagaagctaaTTGGGAAAAGCTCTACAAATATATCTCTAAGTACACCAGTGGTTATTGGGGGGAAAACTTTGTCCAGGAACTATATAAGATC encodes:
- the MDM36 gene encoding Mdm36p (similar to Ashbya gossypii ADL379C) yields the protein MATMDYKDPILSHFQDKKVVNVSKLSQLIDAQKGLDYKEKGKGESMGNGGGEEVFRQCETTLSLYTDLIKLKVILKKTWDLQTLDKSVMVRFGIQAINATCEPRDIINSTEEFYKDIAFKTIAKCDRISKALEQLTADSDDTLRVIKDVMKGQIRQCYMQDSLCLLLEMWFLCGNVLRELKRNVASFFMKAKLLLIDYELECIQFSITGDDSQKEQYHALSDTLKSYKSFIQVLLQQLQDAESTSDQSLFEDCLGVFLDVESMYQSLNMSWLLNENRLLKEDMDEYEKGQFELEERYHAEKAGQLVDQIVNNDMFEETSISSSTQLDSSEVTAVPSVDDKKASVVDNLAPPMVAIRSSEHSELSVNMEDTSISKELPNLLKAFNNAKRLEMEIESVRMSPEANTPLGTPGSPVLSESMMNYSTPNLRKPSISGTFSTSTSPGLSPYGNSTLNAPTSQLDALSGSSIMVNAPKLNNKSPNLTSSSILENLVHKSQHCNNLENTTATTKIREEMLKVMLSNNALKYANQQKHIHGFGSNVLNNLYGIGSRK
- the TPS1 gene encoding alpha,alpha-trehalose-phosphate synthase (UDP-forming) TPS1 (similar to Ashbya gossypii ADL378W), whose amino-acid sequence is MSEDLEKKVLERVSVKGKQKVENGEGKIGNVIVVSNRLPVTITKNSDTHKYEYCMSSGGLVTALQGLKKSTKFQWYGWPGLEIPEADKEEVKKDLLEKFNAIPIFLSDELADLHYNGFSNSILWPLFHYHPGEINFDENAWLAYNEANLSFSREIQKNIRDNDIVWVHDYHLMLLPEMVRNYISTTKLQNVKVGWFLHTPFPSSEIYRILPVRQEILKGVLSCDLVGFHTYDYARHFLSSVQRILNVNTLPNGVEFQGRFVNVGAFPIGIDVDNFTEGLKQDSVLQRVKELKQTFKDCKIIVGVDRLDYIKGVPHKLHAIEVFLNEHPEWIGKVVLVQVAVPSRGHVEEYQYLRSVVNELVGRINGQFGTVEFVPIHFMHKSVPFEELISLYSVSDVCLVSSTRDGMNLVSYEYIACQAEKKGSLILSEFTGAAQSLNGALIVNPWSADEFAEAIHESLTLPYEKREANWEKLYKYISKYTSGYWGENFVQELYKISSQR
- a CDS encoding uncharacterized protein (no homolog in Ashbya gossypii), with the translated sequence MSGCKCDCLNFLPVSINSVLSSSPYGPAYLPCLLQSKTKSFGSQVWENLARDTDDMIGAGSSVHHVQSSNEMDGKCSRAIFIPDPTHGSLEAFARGPDPDPDVLPVCLFVFLFYYVFDLGGRWSRVDFRGHS